GATTGTCAATATTAAGTTGAGTAAGCGCACTAATATAAATTTTAAACTTACTTTGATCAGGAATTGCACGAGATAATTCATTATTTAAGCCATGAATACCCTCAATTACCAATACATCATTTACATCTAAGGTTAGAAATTTCCCCTTGTATTCACGTTCACCTGCTATAAAATTAAATACAGGCATATCTACTGTCTTACCAGCTAATAAGTCTATCATATCTTCATTAAACTTAACAAGATCAAGTGCTTCTAAACATTCGAAATTAAACTTACCTTCACTATCCCTAGGTGTTTCCTCTCTTGAAACAAAGTAATTGTCTAAGGAAATGGTATGGGGTTTTACACCATGTGCACGTAGTTGAATGGCTAATCTATTTGCAAAAGTCGTTTTCCCAGAGGAAGAGGGACCTGCAATAAACACAAATTTCTTTTTATCCGTATTATCAATGATCTGATCAGCAATATTTGCAATACGTTTCTCCATTAGTGCTTCTGAAACAAGAATCAGATCGTTGATATGACCTACTGAAATCATCTTGTTCAAATCACCAACGTTTTCAACTTCCATGATTTCCCCCCATTTAGAAGCACCCTTTAAGGTCTTGAACAGCTTTTTATCTGGGTTGAATTCATCTACAGTGTTAGGTGCATGTCTAGTTGAAAATTGCAGTACAATTCCTTCATCATATAAGAATAAATCAAAGGTTTTTAAGCAGCTTGTATTCGGAGTAATTTGTCCATAATAGTAATCGTAATAATCTTCTAGTTTACATAAATTAACCATAGAAGACCTTCTATATTTAAATAACTCAATTTTATCAAGCATATTTTGCTTCTCAAATATTTCTCTAGCATAATCTACCTTTACTGGACGTCTCTCAAATAAAATATTAGAAGAAATCATTTCATTCATTCTTGTTTTAATTTTCTGAACAAGTTCCTCATTAAGTACTAAATTTGATTTGATTTCACAGTAAATACCACTGTTTATAGCATAATGAATAATTGTTTCAACATATTCATTAATACCAACAATATCTCTTATAGCTTTTACCATTAAAAATTGTAGACTTCTTTGATATGTTTTATATCCATCTTTATCTGTAATGTCTAAAAATTTAACACTACAGGATTCTTCTAATTTATAACTCAATTCCTTGAGCTTATAAT
This genomic interval from Firmicutes bacterium HGW-Firmicutes-1 contains the following:
- a CDS encoding nucleoside kinase, whose amino-acid sequence is MGKEVQLIKGTTLFELSKVYQESFVSPIVIALVDYKLKELSYKLEESCSVKFLDITDKDGYKTYQRSLQFLMVKAIRDIVGINEYVETIIHYAINSGIYCEIKSNLVLNEELVQKIKTRMNEMISSNILFERRPVKVDYAREIFEKQNMLDKIELFKYRRSSMVNLCKLEDYYDYYYGQITPNTSCLKTFDLFLYDEGIVLQFSTRHAPNTVDEFNPDKKLFKTLKGASKWGEIMEVENVGDLNKMISVGHINDLILVSEALMEKRIANIADQIIDNTDKKKFVFIAGPSSSGKTTFANRLAIQLRAHGVKPHTISLDNYFVSREETPRDSEGKFNFECLEALDLVKFNEDMIDLLAGKTVDMPVFNFIAGEREYKGKFLTLDVNDVLVIEGIHGLNNELSRAIPDQSKFKIYISALTQLNIDNHNRIPTTDARLIRRMVRDNYYRGASAIKTIGMWESVRRGEENYIFPFQEEADVMFNSVLIYELTVLKQFAEPLLFNVPRDCPEYTEARRLIKLLDYFLGVTSDKIPYNSLLREFIGGSCF